In Aedes albopictus strain Foshan chromosome 3, AalbF5, whole genome shotgun sequence, the genomic window TGCCCAAGGATCACTGTATAACCCAACTAGTTGTCGACAATTATCATCGTCGATGTCTTCACGCGAATAACGAAACCGTGCTTAACCGCATTCGGCAGCGATTCTGCATTCCGGCACTTCGTACCCTGATTAAGCGAACAAGCAGAAAGTGTCAGAGATGTCGCATATCCAAGGCAGTCCCTAACCCCCCTCTTATGGCTCCACTACCCGCAGTCCGTTTGGCGTCATTCATCCGGCCTTTTACCAATACTGGAATTGACTACTTCGGTCCACTGATGGTGAAGCAAGGTCGTAGCACCATAAAACGCTGGATCGTATTGTTCACATGCTTGTCTATCCGGGCCATTCATTTGGAAGTAGCTCATGGCCTTACTACTCAGTCATGTGTGATGGCCATTCGAAGGTTCGTGGCACGTCGAGGTGCACCTGAAACTATTTTTTCGGACAACGGCACCAACTTTGTGGGGGCCAACAACCTATTGAAAGAGGAGCTTCGAACGATTGAAGAACAGTGCGCGGCGACCTTCACAAACGCTCGGACTAACTGGTTGTTCAATCCTCCTGCTGCCCCTCACATGGGCGGAGCCTGGGAAAGATTGGTTCGATCGGTCAAAACGGCGATGACAGCGATCAGTGATCACCCGCACCATCCCAGCGATGAAGGGCTGGAAACCATAATACTGGAAGTGGAGGCAATGGTAAATTCTCGACCTCTAACTCACGTGCCGTTAGATTCCGCAGAGGATGAAGCTTTGACGCCCAATCATTTCCTGCTATATGGAACCCAAGGAATCATTCAACCAGCTTCGTTGGTAGATGAAAGTCGTGCAACACTCCGAGATAGCTGGAAGTTGACGAAAAATCTTGTGGACGGATTTTGGAGAAGGTGGATTCGCGAGTACTTGCCAGACCTGGCCAAGCGCACAAAATGGCACCAACCTGTGAGGCCACTAGAAAAAGGTGACTTCGTTATCGTGTTTGACGAGACCAAACGTAATGGATGGGAAAGAGGAAGAATTGTGCAGGTCGTAAAAGGCAAAGACGGTCAGGTACGTAAGGCTACGGTACAGACAGCAAGCGGAGTACTTACACGACCGGCGGTAAAACTGGCATTGTTGGATGTTGGCGAGTTGACCACGGCAGAAGGCTCTGGATCTCGCAATCACA contains:
- the LOC134290520 gene encoding uncharacterized protein LOC134290520, which encodes MESYPDEYVTLHHNRDNPDQQKMLDKSSPLWKQSPYLDNAGVIRMNSRIREAPIIPFHAKFPIILPKDHCITQLVVDNYHRRCLHANNETVLNRIRQRFCIPALRTLIKRTSRKCQRCRISKAVPNPPLMAPLPAVRLASFIRPFTNTGIDYFGPLMVKQGRSTIKRWIVLFTCLSIRAIHLEVAHGLTTQSCVMAIRRFVARRGAPETIFSDNGTNFVGANNLLKEELRTIEEQCAATFTNARTNWLFNPPAAPHMGGAWERLVRSVKTAMTAISDHPHHPSDEGLETIILEVEAMVNSRPLTHVPLDSAEDEALTPNHFLLYGTQGIIQPASLVDESRATLRDSWKLTKNLVDGFWRRWIREYLPDLAKRTKWHQPVRPLEKGDFVIVFDETKRNGWERGRIVQVVKGKDGQVRKATVQTASGVLTRPAVKLALLDVGELTTAEGSGSRNHTGGGMLSNPPCDN